AGCCACTCATATCGACATTCTGAGCCAAGTTCTTGTAAGAACATCTTGTCGTAGCCTGGAAACAGGATCTTGGTTACATCCTCTTGCTTTGCATATCGATCCAAGAGGCCATTCTTCCTTTCTGCTTGTATAAGATCGTTCCTAGTATAGGTCAAGACATCGTCAAGATTCTTGCTTGTCTTCAGCGAGTCTTGGCTGATGAAGTTTACACTAAAGCTAGTACCTGGAGATTTCTCAGTGATTTCTGATTGGATAAGATCAACAGCTTTCTCTAGATTGGTGTTACAGGCCTCGATGTTATCTTTGTTAGGACACATGGCAGCGATATTGATGGCGCGCCTAGTCTTCGTCATTTGAACCAGAACCTCTACAAAACCACTTTTAAATATCACAGCCGAGCGTGATACCCTCGGGTATTTGTTTTCATCGAGAATTTTCTTCTGTACAGAAGGAAAACGTTTGGGTTAAATATGTCTATATCAGCTACGCATTCTATGCTTTGTCCTCTCACATGGGTGTTTTGCGCCTCCCAAACAATCTCTGGTACGTCCGTTGGAAGTTTTCCTGGCCATAGGTACATGTTGTCCTTCGTCTCGTGAACGAGATCCATGTGGTTTAAAAGTTGAAGGAGTTGCGATGTATCCATTTCGTCCGTGAAGAAAGCGCACAACTCTTCCAGGGAGTAGTATGTCTTGTTTGGAAGAATTGGGAACTGTCCTGCAAATTCTTCTCCTGCAAACGCAGCTCCGATTACATTTGTTGTAAACCATCGCGTATTAAGGATAACCTGATCTTCCTTTTCATCGAATTTGGCCCAATAAACCTGAAAATACAGAAATTATTCAACTAGATGTGGTCCTGCGACCACGAAGACAATCGTTCGTTGTTGTCGACCGGTTGTGATCCCCATaacccttaatgacatttaacCCCAAACCTGTTAACATCttatagacattggctaatgtcaatgcatacgTGCAATTGGCGTCACTCAGCTATGTTTTTTGTGGCAGAAGATgcaatttgaaggtatttcgtctcagaccagaagtgaccccttaataacctttaaccccaaataaaaagaataccacatatacactaggtaacaacaattcatgtgtgaacataaacGGCTCTCTGCTATGTTTTTCCTGGTTAGTAAAAAATGTTGACGGCATTTGggtttagaccggaagtgacccttattAACcgctgaccccaaataaaaatgtcacatatacactgggtaacaacaaTCACGGCtctctgctatgtttttcttggctagTAAACGGGTTGCAGTTATTTGGTTTTGgaccggaagttaccccttaatgacctttgaccccaagtttctgaacaccctataggcactgcggccctgatttggtaaaatgatctaacttgaaattaaaatcgctgtttcgagaaaaagagcttttaagtttgaacagttgacgtttttctttttgaagaaaataaattattaaacagatctaatgtcttagaaaatataaaaatctcattatttggtggcatgggggtgatttgaggatgtcaccaatggaaagagctccctcacattacccaagataaggatttatctcaaaatttccagattttaaGTTAGATCGTTTGaccaaatcagggccgactgGCTAACGTCAATTCatattatttccatcaaaatcacacacacataataacaccaacaacttttttttgaaaaaaaaaagatagaggATGTACAACTAAAAGCAAAATCCTGAAAAAACGTTGCACCACCCGACAATTAAATTTAACACTCACAGACAAACAAGACATGACAATTGCGATGGCCgaaaaacacaaaacacattATAGATATCATAAGAAAAGATCATTTCAatatattcattcatttcatcattcatttcatttggctatgaagcaggcgactacaaattTTTTCCACGTATTACGATTTGAAGTCAAAGCAGTAATGGCATCTGGTAGTAAAAGTTGTCGTAGTTCTCCAACAGTTTTTGCAtgtaagacaagtaggatgttcgtTGCCTTCCAGATCTTCTTTTACCATGCAAAGCATATCTTCTATagagttcatcttcctgcatcctcaggatatgttcCAGGAATCGTAGTTATCATGacttgacagagttgataagaggcacagtgttggtgattaTATAGATCCTTTCATTTCTGACATTatcagtgcgcttgatgttcagtattaatctgtaacatgatgtaccaaatgcgttgatattattttctatgtcagtagatatcacccacgACTCACAGCCATAAAGCAATaatgtaacacaagtggtgtgaaaagcttgacttttgttgcaatgGAGATTGTGGGACTTCTCCATAGATGCTCcaatttccaaaatgcataccatgcAAGTGCCTTtcgtcgggagaggtcactggtaCTATAGAGCCGATCATGGAACAATGATATTTAAAATcggtgacatacttgatgggttcttcgtatacttggagtggtgaCTGTGGATTGCAGTTCAAGGTCATGTACTCGGTTTTAGGAACACTGATGATTAGACAcaggctttctgctgcagccgctgttctggtcagcCGTGCTTGTGCCCGTGGAATGGAAGATTCAAGTAAGGCAATATCGTTAGCAAAATTCAAATCATTCCAAACCTTGGCGTTATTTGGTTTTCAACATCACTGTCAGTCCCCTCGGTAGCCATCAGGTAGtcgatgagaacaatgaataggaatggAGCTAGAACACACCCGTGCAAAACCCGAGTAGgtttatccttcgtgtaagaggaCACGAAACTTCGTGCCCCTACATGTGTTTATTTTTGTCGGTGGCACCATGTGACAGTTGTTTCTTTTTAGTCGTTGTTTCTCTTTAGTCATAATAATTTAGACGCCGagtccttattttgcttgttacaccctgtatattatatgggttaccctgtataatgactcccattgtatcGTTTCATAACATCGTGTAAGAGGACACGAAATTTCGTGCCCCTACATGTGTTTATTTTTTGTCGGTGGCACCATGTGACAGTTGTTTCTTTTTAGTCGTTGTTTCTCTTTAGTCATAATAATTTAGACGCCGagtccttattttgcttgttacaccctgtatattatatgggttaccctgtataatgactcccattgtatcgtttctgaaatcgtctgagtatatgctctcagaatatatatacttgtgttgggttctaatgtaaacttttgaagttatagtaccaaacctgtaaaagcatgtgatttgtttgaaaaatacacatgcgacgcaactggtgcccaacataaaaaaacatgaccatagggTAAGAAAAAACACATAACGCCACGCCATTAGCGTTGCAATGGAAGTCAAATGGGGAACGTGTCGCCCTAGATGAATTTAGCGCCCCTGATGGATTATAAGCCCCTTCCAAAAGGCGGAATTCTGAAATTTCTAGACCACgcaccatgggcgtcaatcccgggggacaGGTTCCATGTCCACTTCACATATTTTGGACGGGGGAACACAATATCAAATGGCCTCCCCACAGGACCGTCGCCATTGGGTGCGGCACCCTCTGTCGATCcctaaaaaagggggaaaagggGAGAAAGAAAGGGGGAGAGAAGGGGAAGAGAGAGGGGGAGGGGAGAGAGTGGGGATAAAAACTATATTCAGTTCGTAATATAGGCCATATTGAGCCTGTATAATGGGGCATACAATGATATTGGCTAATGTCCAGGCGTGTTTAGGTGATGTGGACGATCGACAAAATATAATGTGCGCATCCCATCACCTTCCGCAACGCggccttcatcagcaccaatggagattgCCATGGGCATCTAGGCGTAGATCCCAGTGGGGATGGGGAATAAATCCCCAATATATTGGGGGATAtatggggatggtccatacaagcaccgccatgttgacacctgtatgtgggtttctgaccaaattacctTATATTTGGTCATATAAACTTAACAGtacaatttattccacttttgcaccataatcCATCACTTTAGCTTCTAATATGGTAAATTTTTCTCGAGCTTcgagcgcatttgtaccataatatGATTTTGTCACTAGAAAGATCTCGATTCACtgtacttcaagaaatattttccaaatCCACCccttcccccacccccaccccagttaaaaagaaatctacgccactggccatagggcagggtggcaagtgatgcactaaatggcttcaatttggaactTCGTTTGAAACTTCAATTTAAAAACTTCTGGGGGGGGAGGACATCACTCCGCAGACAACCAACCCCCTGTTAAtgaataaacaagtgaaaaatgatggCCCAAATAGCATCGATTCGGacatttatttggcaaaattgtccaACCTCTTTGGGAAGAATATCCCCCTTAGACACCCCCTGCTTATGGATAACCACtaaaaaaatgatgcaccaaattgcttcaatttggaccttcatttagcaaaattttccaacttcggagGTCAAACCCCCCTGCGCATGTTTAAAcaagtaaaaatgatgcaccagatggcttcaattaggaccttcatttggcaaaattttccaacttcggagGGGGGATCCCCCTCAGACACGACCCTGCTTTAATATGTATAAACAACTTAAAACTGatacaccaaatggcttcaattgattaataataataatgatacacagatttagagagcgctttttaaatgaaaaaacaaagcgctatggaaagGGAAAAAAATacaagagggaggaaacattaggtgaataggtgagtttttaggttctttttgaaTGTTTGAACATTTGGAGAGTtacgaatgtgggaaggcaatccattccatagaacaggggcaatgatggaaaatgctctgtcaccagccaacttgtgggatcttggaatggaaaggcaagtggcagcagtagagcgcaacatgtacccagaatgacgggtgtgaaggatggaggacaggtattcaggtgttgatgaagcaagaaccttataaacatgaacgagagtgcggaactggacacgtttagcaactggaagccagtgcagactatgaagcaaaggagaCGTATGAgtatattttggttctctgaaaatgagtctggcgcacttgttctggagaagctgcaggcgggtgaggtttttctgagagatgccattaagcaaggaggagcagtaatcaatcttggacaggacaagagtcctaaccgcattggtacacgcatcaaaacTGAGAAACCGCCTCATCCTCCAAATATTGCCAATCTGCCAGTTCAAAGTTTTGGACAGATGTgcaacataactggacatcttcatgtgatggtcaaaaatgacccctagATTCTTTATGGATGAAGATACAGAGATCTCCAACCCATCCAAATAAAGGGTGAGATGTTTGATATTAATGTAGTGATAATCAGAAGAGGCAGCAAAAAAACTCAGTCTTCGCcatattgagcttgagcttgttacTGGTGAGCCAAGCTTGTAGCTCATGGATGCAGTTGGAAATTTTGAACAAGGCACAAGCTGCATCACCCGGGATGGCAGGATTAAAGGTGATCATCAGCTGGACATCCTCAGCATAGAGGTGATATTGGAGGCTGTGATTATGAATAATGTTCCCAATGGCACGAGTGTAATAGGTGAACAATATCGGGCCAATGACCGATCCCTGGGGGACACCATAATTAAGTGACAATGCATTAGTGTACTGtagcattgtatcgtacatgcgagagagaaatgcttacattgaatattaacaagttcgcgggttgaactgatagaatgaaaagaaaaacaaaataaaatagttcatgcatgaaattgtattgttgcGGAATGAATCtaacagttgaccaagatctgatgacttcaaatctatcatgaattatgtttcagcataaaataaaacaaacaaagaaagataGAACGCCCCAATCCTATTGACCTGTTTTTTTGCTTAACAggtatgtattttttacataattcaaggttgtgtgaaaaatacctatttgttatagggttcatatgctacataaatgttatgtattttttacataatttgtgtaaaatattacataacaattatgtCGTAAAATAGCTGAGGTAAAACAATCTacataaaagttatgtaaatattttacctaatatgtaagtattttttttacttatctgctatgtttttttacataattcatggttatgtaaaaaatacctatttgttttggagttctatacgtacatcgaagttgtgtaaaattttacacaatttgtgtaCTTTTTTCTGTGAGTGTACTACATTTACTTTTTATGTCgaaggtaggtcaaactatactttttctgaatccttgcaatgagaggaataatctGGTGTGCTTGTTAGCCAGATTTAAGCAACTttaaaatttgaccactgtgttgacctttaaccttgaatatggccggagtgccgggaattattAATGTGTtgtaggaccataaaaggaagttaAAAAGTTGGTTTGACAGAGTCTTGGGATGCACATTAAACCTTGGTATATACACTGGTATTGGTATACATCTTGGTATATATACTGGACTATTATAATAGTGCCGTATATAGTAAATACGACACTATGTGAtgcacttttttctactttttgtacCATTTTTGTTTACTATACgccaatttaattatttaattacttAGTTAATTACTAGTTAATTACTTAATTTTCAGCTTTGGAACTTGGCGTAATTGAAGAGAAGATTTAAAACCTATataacaaaaatggcaaaaatgaacaaaaatttacgatacgtcactatgtgatgaacctgacgatatgttatacatgtataatacgaGATAGTATTCTGTTTCAATTATATGATTGAACGGGTTGCACAGCAATTTCATCATTACAATGTTTACAATGCCAAAATCTACTATTAATATGTTCACGAAATTCTTCAGTAGTCACATCACTACAATAGTTTATATGAACATTTTTCTttgttattttctttgttttttctttacGTGTTTAAAGCACACAGCACACAGACAGAAAAAATACATATGTGCACGTGGCGTCACTCTGCAATGTtgtttgtggaagaagaagcattttgaagatattttgtctcGGACAGGAAGTGAcacattaatgacctttgaccacaaatatgTGACTACCCcgtcaagtgacgtcattgtgctatgttttCTTatagaagaagaagcattttgaatgtCGAAATTCACGGTTTTGACCTTAAACCGGAtgtagtgaccccttaatgacctttgaccccaaatctgtgaacacctcAAACGTTTGCAAGTGCATAACTGTACGATGTTGCTTGTGGGAAAAGAagcagattgacagaaagaaatcCGACAGAAACAATAGACGTAAAGCGACTCTCTGATCAAATTAGTATAGGTCACCCGCAACGATTGTTACAGTACTCCGTTACCATAAGGCCTACAAAAATGTTTCATTGGCGTAACATGagaaaaaatagggtaggtaggaagggatttttttaattattattattttagtatatTCAATGACATTCTTTAAAAAGTTAACCATGCAACTTTTAAAGTGGTaatttgcaaaaaaagaaaaaaaatagggtaggtcgggttacgccaatcaaacatttttaggcctaatttaaGTATACGACCTTAAATATGATATTCCACCTCCTCATCTTTATttgttattcttcttcttctctaaTTAAGAAAGAAAACATAACATACCTCTCCCATCAAGTGAAGATATGACGTAGCTGCTTGAGGGTGTCCTCATCCATTCCTGGATATTTCTTTTGACTCTCTCTTGGTATTCCTGCCATCTGATGACGGGCACAACTTCTTCACGCCAAGGTTTGATTATCTTTTGCATCTTTTCGCACAACTTGGGAAGTTTATCCGTACCCTGAAAGATTTATAAAGCATAGTCAAGGAAAGTATCgtatttacacacaaaaaaaatttcatattttggaaTGAAGTGTGGAGGACTTTGGCGTTTCTGCCAAAGCAAACGATTTATTTGTGAATCTGTTGAACTGACAATGGCTTATGGCTATGTTAACcgtagaactacgaaggggaaAGGGTGGCACCACCCTAAGGGTTTCATTCGTCACAAAACAATtcgcgtctttacgcccaaacgacttttaAGATAATCGTCGATCCatccttgcgctcattttagtgataacatttttaccccagaACCTTAaccgggggtaggaccgaccatcaaaaatgaccataggGGGAGGGGAGGCCGACCATAGTAAAATctatgattttcatttcaatcttttaatattattcttagagatattgactttttacactttaatttgaaatagtcatttccttttatattttgccaaaaattagATGAAAATCGCATGctcgtagaatttttagccgaaaatcaattttgactatacttcTGTGCATTGCCagaatttccaaattttgcaagagtccgctcacattatgacgtcattatgtggggaatgtttgtacttattttggtatcaccggATAGAAGAGacgcatagctatacattagtaccaaatatagcggtatatgatgtttataattgaaaattaaggtaCCAACAACCCCCCTCGTAGtcagtgttacaaaatatggttcgatagttctagggttaatgtttTCTCGTATTTAAATTATTTCTCTATTTTATATATCAGCGTATCTCACCACAATCGCCTGCCTTCGGGTTTTTAGGATCCTTTTCAGAGTTTCTACCCCATTACACCTTGCATCCCGTCCATCCACGAGGATCAGAGATTCGTCGATTTCTAGCGTTCCAGCGAATGCATCTCTCGAGTCTTTGAGACATTTTCTTGCTAAACGTTCTCCTTAAATAAGAAAAGAATAACATTTCAGAATAAGCATGACATTATGAGTACATACAGCGAAAGAAACATACAGGTTGTCAGAAAAGTCCCTTTATTATGTTCATAACTCCAGTATTCAGTAACCGATGCAAACATGAAGGTTTCCTTGCATAGAGAAAATGTATACAACAAAACTCCGAAACAATCTCCAAATCTCAAGTTTCCATTACCTTCTCTCAACATCTAGACACATTTCCCACATTCACTTCAATTGCAATATTAAACAGTTGTTACAagtcgtaaacatggtaaatattcAAGGCCAAAATTACCTTTTCCCAGTTCTCACATGAATGCACGAAAAAAAACACGATTTGTATAAGTTAACAAACTctaaatctttaatgaaaagtataatatGATTGACGATGATTCTGGACATACATAAAGGCATACACTCTTAATAGAGATTACACTATTAATTACTATTTATTCGGTACCCTTCTgcttgttgattacaaagttctgttgcactcaatgttccgaACGACTGATTTATATCCTAATAAAAACTTTTCCTGAGCAGATCACTGTTCAGCAAAGTTCATTGTAGGcttgaatttatatatcctttgtgtaaaaaatcctcgcacagatgaccatatccaaaatggtgctgctttcaaaAATCACTCACTTTCTCCAGGTAATGGGTTGTTTTCTGcacagacccagcaaacacaaaaacgttttaaaaacgttttaaataagttatattttggcttttggtttaggtaaaaacgttttaataacattaaaatgtcgggttatataaaggtcatgataacattttaaaacgttttgtatgaaaacacactacaacaatatttttaaatgttttcaaaaatgttgtaaattatttttgcaaacatctttgccaaatattgtgtcaatacttaaataacattatgttaaaatatttgaacccagcaaacacagaaatgttcttgaaatggtttttttcaaaaccttttaataacatttaaatgggctatataaaggtcatgaaaacattttgaaaacgttattgtttagaatgttttgtatcaagttttcaaaaatgttattaaaacgtttttataccctttatataacccgacatttaaacgttttctgaaaatcatttttgtttgctgagcagtaaaataaaaaaaaaatgttttttaaggttatgaaaacgttttatactcttaatataccctttatataacccgacatttaaacgttttctgacaaccttttataaccttttgcgaatgatgtcgaaaacgttttgtgtttgctggggatccACTTTATTGAGAAgatatgttgtttcataaaccatacTCCAGCAAGTTGACAGAAGAAAATTAATCCCAATGCAATACAATGTTCACATTGAGACATATAGCGGTTTCAAAGATACAAAATTAGATCAAATCTGATCAAAATGAAATTCCCCCTAAAATGTCTTCATATACTCAAACGCCTGCATAAATTCTTGAAAGGGGTTCCCATCTCTCAACTCACATCCCTGCCTCTCCTTATCAGGCACGTCACCCGCCCTATGAGTCAAGCAGATTTTCTCTGCAGAAAGTCTCGCCGTTAGCGACACTTGCTTTCTTACGGTATAGAAGTACGGCAAAATAACAAAGCAGGGCATACCCAGGTATCCACCATATCCAAGGATATACAAATACGGTAAACATTTGCCCCAATAAAACAAACATAACAGGAACGCTGTTGGGGAGTGTCTGTGATTTACCTTCCGATTGACAGATATCAAAATACACAGAGATTTGGTTCTTAGAAATCACTGCGAATAAAATCAGTtgataaaaatattatcaaaataacTCAATAAATGAAGTACTCTAGCACACATGAAACTATGACAATAATTACAAAAGGTGTGATTGCGCACCCCAGTAAAGTATTTTTTACTCTTTATTTTCGCACGGctacgatattttatttcaataataGGCCGGCCGGATGTGCAACTTTCGTGCCTGTCACGGATTTGTTCCCATCCATTTGAACCcatgttttttaattattattattgtcatgtAGAAGTATATATTGCACTGGTAAATATAGTATGTCTCTTTTTTCTTGAATGGTACTGCAAGGGTGTGAATAAAagtaaaaaaacacacacaaaatactgCGTTCAACGTCCGGGCAGTGTTGTCTGTTTTGCTTACACTTACATCAGTCCACATCGGACCAAAAAATGGGAtgatttgtcttcatgggttaagTACGTGATTTAAGGGGTGGAGACAGGGTAGATTCGTTAAATGAAATATAACATCTGTATTTTAAGTAGCCATTGGGATAGTTGTTATACTTCCctttgtttttgacaatgtggttataataataatactgcCAAGATGATAAGCAGATAAACAACATCAAAAAATGTGTGCTTATGCTTTGGTTTTATTCAGAAATGAAGCCAGTAAAAGCTATCTTCCGAAGAAGCACATTATCCGCTAACGTGTTCAAAATGTTTCTCTGTCGCTCGTAGTATCGCGTCGTATTCAGGCTTGTTTCATCAgttagaaatgacttttattactataacttatacttaggagttcaCTTCTAAAATATGTGGGGTAAAGATTGTGACATGCCTAGAAAATATAAAACAAGTCGCTAgccaagataataataataataataaggcatTTATAGAGCGCAAGTAACAAGGTCTCAGTGCGCTTTACAGTAAACTCTTACTCTACAACAgcaaaaaaagatatataaaataCACAGAGAGCATTTTTAAAATCTTACACTACAGAAATTTATCCTAGACAAAAGTGATAAAATACGCAAGAGCAATATATACATAAGTCATGCAAGTAAGAACATAATAAAAAACAAGCTAGAAACAGATAAAAAGTCAGAGTCCAGATGGCCAGCATCGACACAATTGCACCCAAAAAAACACATGAATTAAACTTGCAGGTATTTCAcagaaaataaatgagtttttagcCGCGTCTTGAAGACTGTCACAGTTGGTGAAGAGCGAACAGTGAAAGGCAGATTGTTCCAAAGGGTGGGAGCAGCAGTAGCGAAGGCTCTATCACCATAGTATTTGGTGGATGACTTGCGAGTATAATCTAGAAGCAGTTTGGATGACGACCGGGTATTGTAACTAGGCTTGTAAAGCAAGATGTTTTCAGCGATGTAAACAGGCGACATGCCGTGAACAGCCTTATAGGTGAGGAGAAGCAGAAGCAGATGCGTTCCGTACAATGTGTCCCTGCTCGTTAAAAATGCGTGCCTAACacagaaaaacatcaaaacacaGGTTattaatttttccaacaggtcttttaGACtggttttattttggaaaaaaatcgtgTTCCTAGcgacaagtttgcgtaaaagttgccAATCAGTTTacttttgttaatttgggtatgctgaactcgaatctattgtctgccaagcaatttattgagaccgtgaccctcaaaaagacccccaaAAGACCCTATATAAtcatatagggggcaaaaattaattttattccaataacactttcactTTTCCTGATCCTCAcgtatatggcaagccaagggggccaaaagcgtggaacagctacgcgtagcttctttctcgttacgagcagctgtttgaccaatcaaaatagtcaaatttaatcacgtggttgggtcgttagctgcgcgtagtatagttataggtatcctctttcacaattattatcttgtaattaatttacggaattagcatagataacgaacgggtaacgGAGGCCAAATCActgcacgtgtcaagagaacatgttgctaatgcctggctaaaatgacacaaagcatatttatttagtgtttccaagtttacatcgtgtttaatagcaagtaactttatactcgggctgtagtggtgcaggggatatgaaggtcaaacaacaactactactgatgtaaagcgctgtgtaaagatattgcagggaaagcgatatcacatgccactgtgtaaatatggagagagtaaaatgggtcatcatttttttcggaacgggggggggggttcataaatttacaaaaagtcggcgtcaataaattgcggtcctcactatttcggcatcaaaatgttatgacccccgactcccaccaccgatacaccttacccccta
Above is a window of Amphiura filiformis chromosome 20, Afil_fr2py, whole genome shotgun sequence DNA encoding:
- the LOC140142166 gene encoding death-associated protein kinase 1-like; translation: MESVSNATHVYPKQDDKDYTKTPGIDIDKQSVEGAGQFILWDCAGQLEYDLTHGMFLGVGQSLFVVVFDVRELFQEQMAIRTYWLPFIKATRRNEYKPQVILVGSHLDEIQDKREGERLARKCLKDSRDAFAGTLEIDESLILVDGRDARCNGVETLKRILKTRRQAIVGTDKLPKLCEKMQKIIKPWREEVVPVIRWQEYQERVKRNIQEWMRTPSSSYVISSLDGRGFKSSLQLRQVPKLKIK